In a single window of the Arachis hypogaea cultivar Tifrunner chromosome 6, arahy.Tifrunner.gnm2.J5K5, whole genome shotgun sequence genome:
- the LOC112695647 gene encoding protein phosphatase 2C 32, which yields MGNGTSRVFSCLVPYNGKNGVDLEFLEPLDEGLGHSFCYVRPSIFESPAITPSNSERFTLDSSTLDSETLSGSFRNDGIEDSSATHKPGKNLPETTFKTISGASVSANVSTARTGNQNALLASNFLEPAASFEGTASFAAIPLQPVPRGSGPLNGFMSGPLERGFASGPLDKGGGFMSGPMEKGVMSGPLDATDKSNFSAPLARGRRRPHLHRLMRSVSGPMRNSLSRTFSKHSMGGSWMQRLFLHPVTQLAWNSKEAKFRPEVSRDCVEFEYKQTHNLQWAHGKAGEDRVHVVLSEEQGWLFIGIYDGFSGPDAPDFLMSNLYRFIDKELEGLLWHYEYNTVNPLEPEVHKRVNAMVPPECKREEMSESSCCLEDSCPAKVKDQSSNSEIVEENTDVKVKVEQLNCGSPSISRLDGQGRKSMKLYELLQMESWDEQGFLSVSEQGKDSSIAREIRQEDRPRHQDEGPTTSGENGGTGFSSNNQVPVASFSVKGQRQDPRKSYISMKIRNMYRKQKSLRKNLFPWNYDWHREEACVDKKIVETLGPIRKCKSGVDHSAVLRAMAQALERTEEAYMDMVENNLDKNPELALMGSCVLVMLMKDQDVYVMNVGDSRVILAQERPNDRHPNPSFIKDDVRHRNRSRESLVGMELDRISEESPMHNINSRLNMMNKNREISLCGLKMRAVQLSTDHSTSIEEEVFRIRAEHPDDNQAIFNDRVKGQLKVTRAFGAGFLKRPSFNEPLLEMFRVDYVGNAPYLSCTSSVVHHRLCSSDRFLVLSSDGLYQYFSNEEVVAHVTWFMENVPGGDPAQYLIAELLLRAAKKNGMDFHELLDIPHGDRRKYHDDVSVMVVSLEGRIWRSSG from the exons ATGGGTAATGGAACTTCTCGCGTTTTTAGCTGTTTGGTGCCATATAACGGCAAGAATGGGGTTGATTTggagtttttggagccattagaTGAAGGTTTAGGCCACTCTTTTTGTTATGTTAGGCCATCCATTTTTGAATCTCCTGCTATTACCCCATCAAATTCTGAGAGGTTTACACTAGATTCTAGCACCCTTGATTCGGAGACATTGAGTGGGTCATTTAGGAATGATGGCATTGAAGATTCTTCTGCCACACACAAGCCAGGGAAGAACTTACCTGAGACCACATTCAAAACAATCTCAGGGGCTTCGGTCAGTGCCAATGTTTCAACTGCCAGGACCGGTAACCAGAATGCACTACTTGCTAGTAATTTTCTAGAACCTGCTGCATCGTTTGAGGGAACTGCCTCATTTGCTGCAATCCCTTTGCAGCCTGTTCCCCGTGGCTCTGGACCTTTGAATGGCTTCATGTCTGGACCTTTGGAGAGGGGTTTTGCCTCTGGTCCTTTGGATAAGGGTGGTGGCTTCATGTCTGGGCCCATGGAGAAGGGGGTTATGTCTGGTCCTCTTGATGCCACTGACAAATCCAACTTCTCCGCACCACTTGCTCGTGGTCGCCGAAGGCCGCACCTCCACCGCCTGATGAGAAGTGTAAGTGGACCTATGAGAAACTCTCTTTCTCGGACTTTCTCTAAGCATTCGATGGGTGGTAGTTGGATGCAACGGTTATTCCTTCACCCTGTGACTCAACTAGCTTGGAATTCCAAAGAGGCAAAGTTTCGGCCTGAAGTCTCAAGAGATTGTGTTGAATTTGAGTATAAACAAACCCACAATTTGCAGTGGGCTCATGGCAAGGCTGGTGAAGATAGGGTGCATGTTGTACTTTCTGAAGAACAAGGGTGGCTGTTTATTGGGATATATGACGGTTTTAGTGGACCAGATGCACCTGATTTTCTGATGAGCAATCTTTATAGATTTATAGACAAGGAATTAGAGGGATTGCTCTGGCATTATGAATATAATACTGTCAATCCACTTGAACCCGAAGTCCATAAAAGAGTGAATGCAATGGTTCCTCCAGAATGCAAAAGAGAGGAAATGTCGGAAAGTTCTTGCTGTTTGGAAGATTCTTGTCCAGCTAAGGTCAAGGATCAATCATCTAACAGTGAGATAGTGGAGGAAAACACTGACGTTAAGGTGAAGGTGGAACAACTTAATTGTGGAAGTCCTAGTATCTCCCGATTGGATGGTCAAGGTAGAAAAAGCATGAAACTTTATGAGTTACTTCAGATGGAATCTTGGGACGAACAGGGTTTTCTGTCAGTCTCAGAGCAAGGTAAGGATTCTTCCATTGCTAGGGAAATAAGACAAGAAGATAGACCTAGACATCAGGATGAAGGCCCTACTACATCGGGAGAAAATGGAGGCACTGGGTTTAGTTCAAACAACCAAGTTCCTGTTGCTTCTTTTTCTGTTAAAGGACAAAGGCAGGATCCGAGAAAATCGTATATCAGTATGAAAATCAGAAACATGTACAGGAAGCAGAAGTCCTTGCGCAAAAACCTCTTTCCATGGAATTATGATTGGCATAGGGAAGAAGCCTGTGTTGACAAGAAAATAGTAGAAACCTTGGGGCCTATTAGAAAATGCAAGTCTGGCGTAGATCATAGTGCAGTTTTAAGAGCAATGGCACAAGCTCTTGAAAGAACAGAAGAAGCATACATGGACATGGTTGAGAATAATCTAGATAAAAATCCAGAGCTTGCCTTAATGGGATCTTGTGTTTTAGTGATGTTAATGAAGGATCAGGATGTTTATGTAATGAATGTTGGAGACAGCCGTGTAATTTTGGCGCAAGAAAGACCAAATGATCGTCATCCCAATCCAAGCTTCATCAAGGATGACGTGAGGCATAGAAATCGATCTAGAGAGTCATTAGTTGGCATGGAGCTGGATAGAATTTCAGAGGAGTCTCCAATGCACAACATAAACAGTCGTCTTAACATGATGAACAAAAATAGAGAGATATCCCTTTGTGGACTGAAAATGAGGGCTGTTCAGCTTTCAACAGATCACAGCACAAGTATTGAAGAG GAAGTGTTTAGAATAAGAGCAGAACACCCAGATGATAATCAAGCCATATTCAATGATAGAGTGAAAGGACAATTAAAAGTCACCAGAGCATTTGGTGCTGGATTCCTGAAGAGG CCATCTTTCAATGAACCTCTACTGGAGATGTTTCGAGTTGATTATGTGGGCAATGCTCCTTACCTAAGTTGCACATCTTCCGTTGTTCATCATCGGCTTTGCTCAAGTGATCGGTTCTTGGTACTATCCTCCGATGGGCTTTACCAATATTTCAGCAATGAAGAGGTAGTTGCCCATGTTACGTGGTTCATGGAAAATGTCCCCGGTGGCGATCCTGCTCAATATCTTATTGCTGAGCTTCTTCTCCGTGCTGCCAAGAAGAATG GAATGGATTTTCATGAATTGCTTGATATTCCTCATGGAGATAGGCGTAAATATCATGATGATGTATCTGTTATGGTGGTTTCTTTGGAGGGAAGGATATGGAGATCATCGGgataa